The sequence AGTTGGTTACACGGATGAAAGAGCATTTTAATCCGAAACCGAGTGAGATTGTGCAGAGATATAAGTTTGACTCTCGTTCCCGTCAACCCGCTGAGTCCGTTAGTGCTTATGTGGCAGAGCTCAGACGCCTGGCTCAAGATTGCAACTTTGGAGCTACACTGGACCGGAGGTTGAGAGACCGTTTGGTGTGCGGGATTGCTGACGACAGGATTCAAAGACGCCTATTGTCGACGAGCGACCTGACATTTGAAACTGCATTTCAGATTGCTGTGGCTGAAGAAGCAGCGAATAAGAACGTTTCGGACTTGCACCAGTCGGCAGCGTGTCACAGCATGGTGGCGGAGGGACACGGACGGAAAACCGATTGGAAAAAGACGGAGAGTGTGTGTTACCGATGTTACCACACACAGTGCTGGCGAATGTAGATTTAAAGACGCCACATGTCACGGTTGTGGAAAGCTTGGACATATTGCCAAGGCCTGCAGAtccaggaataaaaataaagagagtcCAGTCATATGAAAAAGGAGCACGTCAAAGGACGCCAAGGACGTTTCTACAGATCACACAAGGTATGTGACAAGCAGGATGATGACAGTATGTTAAATCAAGAGGAAGAGGCTTTCACTCTAGCCTGTTTAACAACTGGGACTTCTATCCAGAGAGTTGAGCCTTTTGAGGTGAAAGTGGAAGTAAATGGGAAAAGAGTGAAGTTTGAAATTGACACAGGCTGTAGTGTCAGTTTGATGAATGAAACCCAGTTTCGGGAGTTGTGGCCTGCACACAGTCGACCACAGATAGAACAAAGTAAACTCTCTCTTAAATCATACAGTGGGGagaaaattacagttttggGTGTGGCCCAGGTTGAAGTGCACTATACGAACCAGAAGAAAACGCTTCCCCTAGTGGTGGTGAAAGGGACTGGCTCAAATCTGTTAGGCAGAGGATGGCTGAAAGAATTAAAGCTAAAGTGGGATGAGATTAAACACGTGAAAACAGAGGCACAGGCCTTACAGGACGTTCTCTTACAACACGAAGAGGTTTTTAAAGAAGAGTTAGGACTGTTAAGAGGTGTGCATGCAACCATTCGAGTTTCGGCAGACGCCCATCCTAAATTTTACAAACCTCGTTCAGTCCAATATGCAATGAGGACTaaggtggaggaggagataGAACGACTTCTAAAGGAGGATATTATAACTCCAGTAAAGACAGAGTGGGCAGCGCCCATTGTTCCCGTTCTGAAGCCGGATGGCTCTGTCAGAATTTGTGGTGATTATAAATTAACAGTAAACAATGCATCGTCACTGGAACAATACCCAATTCCCCGCGTTGAAGACCTTTTCAATGCTCTAACTGAAGGCAAACTGTTCACTAAGCTTGACTTGAGTCATGCTTATCAGCAGATAGTAATGGATGAGGACTCCAAGAAATACCTGACTATAAACACACATCGTGGCCTGTTCACTTATAACAGGTTACCTTTTGGAGTGTCATCAGCCCCAGCTATTTTCCAAAGAACCATGGAAAGCTTGTTGCAAGGTCTACCAAATGTTGTAGTCTATTTGGATGACATATTGCTGACTGGAAGTGACACCAGAGAACACCTGAAAACACTGGATGAAGTCTTAAAAAGGCTGAAGAAAGCTGGACTGCGACTTCATAggaataaatgtgtatttttgcagGAGCAGGTGGAATACCTGGGTCACAGAATCAGAAGGTTTGCACCCAGTACAAAGCAAAGTGAGAGCTATTGAGGAAGCTCCACCTCCTACTACAGTGACTGAACTGAAAGCTTTTTTGGGTCTTTTAAACTACTATAACAAGTTCCTTCCTAACCTTGCCACACGTTTGGCACCGTTACATCAGCTGCTGAGGAAAGGAGTTCCGTGGTCTTGGAATAAGGAACAGCAGGAAGCATTCAGCTTAGCTAAACAGCTGCTGAAATCAGCCAAAGTACTGTGTCATTACTCTGCAGACAAGGACTTGGTGTGCTTGCATGTGACGCCTCACCATACGGAGTGGGAGCCGTGTTATGCATGTGATGGAAGATGGAAGTGAGAGACCTTTAGGGTTTGTCTCAAGGACATTGACACCAGCAGAAAAGCGTTACTCGCAGCTCGACAAGGAGGGTTTAGCCATCATATTTGGGATCAAGCGATTTCACAAGTACATTTATGGTCGTAAATTCACAATCTATACTGACCATAAGCCTCTGATCTCTCTCTTTCATGAAGCTAAGCCACAGATGGGATCGCCAAGAGTGCAAAGGTGGTCTAGCTTGTTAGGAGCATATGAGTACAAAATTGTATATAAACCAGGTAAAGATCAAGCCAACGCAGACGCCTTGAGCCGCCTGCCACTACCACAGATGGATGACGAGGAGGATTCAGGACAAGTTTTCATGCTGGATGTGATGGATAATCCACCCATCAAAACATCTCAAATACAGCAATGGACGGCTAAGGATCTAATACTGTCACAAGTGCGGGCTTGGTGTCTTAAAGGTTGGCCTAATAAAGTGGACATTCAGTTCAAGGCTTACAGTCAGAGAAGGTTGGAGTTGAGCGTTGAAGATGGATGTGTCCTGTGGGGTGCCAGAGTGGTGATTCCACAGAAAGGAAGGTCTACTCTTTTGAAGCAACTGCATAGTATGCATCCTGGAATCTCAAGGATGAAGGGTTTGGCACGTTCCTACATGTGGTGGCCAGGAATGGATGCTGACATAGAGAGGGAAGTACAATCCTGCCACACTTGTCAGGAAAATAGGaaggctccagcagcagcacccCTACACCCTTGGGAGTGGCCAGAGTCACCCTGGAGTAGATTGCACGTGGATTACGCCGGCCCTCTTTCAGGCAAGATGTTTCTTGTTGTGGTGGGCCTTCAAAGTGGATTGATGTGTATCCCACAAACACTGCAACAAGTCAGGTGACCATAGAGAAACTCAGACAGTGTTTCAGCACACATGGTTTACCCCAGATGCTTGTTTCGGACAACGGCACATGCTTCAAGAGTCAGGAGTTTGAACTGTTCTGTAAACAGAATGGAATACAGCATGTTACGTCTGCACCTTTTCACCCGCATCAAATGGCCTGGGGAAAGGGCTGTTCAGATTTTGAAACAAGGCCTCAAGAAAGTAAAAGGGGACACTTTGGAAACAAGGTTGGCAAGATTCCTGTTTAACTATAGAATCACACCACAAAGTACCACAGGCTTGTCACCTGCTGAGCTACTGATGTCGAGGAGATTGCGTTCTACACTGGATCTCCTGCTGCCGGACATCAAAGCGAAAGTATGTAAGAAACAAGCTAAACAGAAGGAATATCATGATGCCCACAGTAAGTGGAGGAGTTTTTCTCCCGGCGCTGATGTATACGTCCGAAATTATAGTCATGGTCCGACGTGGGTGCCTGCTATCATTGTGGGGAGCACTGGTCCAGTGTCTTACACCGTACAGATGGGAGATGGACGTGTTGTGCGGCGTCATGTGGATCAAGTCAGGAAACGACATGTGATACAGAAGGAGATGGATGGAATGGAAGCAAGGTGTGCTCTTCAGAGTCCGGAGGAAGGAGTGGCGTTGGTCATCAGTCTCGGGGGCGCCATTTTCTGGAGAAAGAGTGGTGGTGGATCCTGCCGGCACGGCCCCAGTTCTACTTCCTACGGAAAGTGTGCCAGATGTGGACAACCAACGGAGGGCCGATCCACCTCCTGTACTACGCCGCTCTGAACGCCAAAGGAAGACTCCCCCGTACTTGAGTGATTTTGTGTGTGGatagtttttcttacattagaGGATACTTGAACCCAATGGTTGATTTTCCTTccacgtaaaaaaaaaaattatatatatgttatttcaatgtaagtaaaaaaaaaaataataattggaaGGTTAGTTCTTATGTAATTTCACTGACTGAGTTGAATCTTAAAGGGGGAGGAATGTAGTATATTGATTTAGTTTCTGTCCATGTTAACTTGTTATTACTCCAGACCACCAGAGGGAGTTGTGAGTTTAGTTTCAGCTGCGAAGCAGGAAAAGAAGCAGACTGTAAGACATGTTGAGTGTAAAGCTTGTTCTAGAAAATAAACGTGAGCACCTCCACAAGAAAAGAGTGTGACCCTGCTTATGTAGTGTGAAGTTATCacaagatttaaaatatatatatatatgttttccATCATTCAGCATGACGTTTCATTTTTCCTCTACTACTTAGAAGCTTtagataatttaaaattatggaAAGAtaagatgttttgtttaaattattgctTCTATAGACAGTTTAGCTGaaactgtgggaaaaaaagagtcCGAGGACTGGGCACGCTTACATATCAGAAACACTAATTTGGCCCAGAACAAAGATTTATTATCACAGTTTGGAGACAAAAGCTTTGAAACATTGTGAGTCTGCAGATGCTTGAAGCTGACTCAGTTAAACTAAATGTGAAGGGTCAGTGCTGGAAAGGAACTaccatttttctgtttgagcaAAATTACTTAATAACTTCTCCTTTTGGCTCAATCCAAGAAGTGAAAGCAAGAAAGTACAaggaaatttaaataattttatctcatttccaaatattttctgctgtgTAACATGTATTTGAGACCCCCACCTCCCCTCAGTGTTACGGTCCTGCCTCagcaaagcttttcttttttttttttaaaccgaaCATCCTTTCAGCTCTGACGGTGCAGATCTGTTAATAACATCCCATAAACAAGTGGAAATTTGACATATAACTCAAACTTTGCATTTCGCTGAAAGGGAACAGAAGCACGACTCAAAGTTTGTCCTTAAATCTTAATAAAGGTCATGCAATTTTAATTGACATAAACAGGCCTGGGTGAGTGGACTGCAGAGAATGACTTATTCATGGAGGCCTACCTGACCCAcacctgcaggaggaggaaggaggactACTAACATGTGTCCGGCTGCTGCTCACACTGATGCGAACCAAGCAGGACAGCAGGTTGTGGTGTCAATGTGAATATATAGGTGAGGTAGTAagggagaaagagaagcagacGCTCCTCCACAGTTAATAAAACTCCTGGTAACAATgtgcaaaaagctttaaaacaactgaattgTCTTCTGAAGTTGCAAAACCTCAGTTTAaaaattttctgtcattttattcagtgggaattttttttatataaatttgcttctgctgctctgttgtTGATACTTTGTACAGTACAATTTGTCAGTATGAAAACAGTTCTCAATTAGTTAATCCTGGTTTCTCCAAGTCCTATTGATCTGTGCTTCCAAAAGTCATTATGAATGAagaaatgtgtgtaaataacaaaagtcatcacaataaaacatatttcaacaataaatatttaaagagaaataaagcaCTTAAAAATTTATTAGAACAGTACTTTGGTCCTGTTTAAGTGACTTTGTGTTATTGCTATTTTAGGCAACTGATCATaaatttctgctgctgttattttgtaaaaagttgGGACTCAAAAagtttataaatttaaatttaatctatggtataaatccaaataatcatATTCTTTAGATATTATTATGTTCCTAATGGTTTAGCACATCTCATGTGACGGGATTTCAATTTTATCAATAATTCTTGACTCCCTTGTCTCAGGTCAAGtctcagtatttttaaaaatgttattttttgcaatgttaaaaaaacaaaagactttacATTCATCAGCTTTTTGTATATCTTGTTATGTCTAAGCTCCCTATTTTGTTAGAATTATTGAAAAAGTAGAATAGCAGCTTTCAGAAACTCCATATATGACACTAATGTCTAGAAAAAGTTTCGATGCTTTTGGTGGTATGAAGCTACTGAAGAGGCCGCTGTCCTCAGAGTCTTCAATATTTGCTCAGGGATGCGGGACAATTTGTAGggcaactccagtcctggagggttGGAACTAAGTAATATTATTTCTCAACGTCAGGGATCCTCACCTGTGTGGTAATAATCTGTTCTAAAGGAAAGCTAGAGTGAACTTTTGAATGATGTTTTCAGGTTAA comes from Gambusia affinis linkage group LG10, SWU_Gaff_1.0, whole genome shotgun sequence and encodes:
- the LOC122838928 gene encoding uncharacterized protein LOC122838928, which translates into the protein MSAMIGTLSAFDAKEQTWEEYCEILEQFFEANGIDDGDKQRAVLISVVGPATYKLMRNLVSPDKPSSKTYSQLVTRMKEHFNPKPSEIVQRYKFDSRSRQPAESVSAYVAELRRLAQDCNFGATLDRRLRDRLVCGIADDRIQRRLLSTSDLTFETAFQIAVAEEAANKNVSDLHQSAACHSMVAEGHGRKTDWKKTESVCYRCYHTQCWRM